Proteins encoded together in one Peribacillus asahii window:
- a CDS encoding iron-sulfur cluster biosynthesis family protein, with translation MYIEWTEKALTKVTEKMNGDSGYLLLKYDTDDCGCAVNGVTALWLVQELDADFEKIDTNGPTIYVEKSKMIYLDEMMKIDFVESANCFMLKSPNEILNPRLSFYRK, from the coding sequence ATGTATATTGAATGGACAGAGAAAGCTTTAACGAAAGTAACGGAGAAGATGAATGGAGATAGTGGGTATCTGCTATTAAAATACGATACAGATGATTGCGGCTGCGCAGTTAATGGAGTAACCGCGCTTTGGCTCGTTCAGGAGCTGGATGCAGATTTCGAGAAGATTGATACGAATGGTCCAACTATCTATGTAGAGAAGTCGAAAATGATTTATTTAGATGAAATGATGAAAATTGATTTTGTAGAATCAGCGAATTGTTTTATGCTTAAAAGTCCGAATGAAATTTTAAACCCGCGGCTTAGTTTTTATCGGAAATAG
- a CDS encoding aldo/keto reductase — MKTRKLGSSIIKVSEIGLGCMSLGTDEKKAADIIHAALEEGITYFDTADLYDYGMNEAIVGQTLKTCRDQVILATKVGNRWNEARNGWSWDASSAYIKTVVKDSLTRLRTDYIDLYQLHGGTMEDNIDEVIDTFEELKKAGYIRAYGISSIRPNVIKQYAAKSHIDSVMMQYSLLDRRPEEWLPLLKEQNISIIARGPVAKGLLSERILSKLNADGYLDYSYNELKELLPLLKDKLSPRKMNETALQYVLAEPTVAAVIPGASSVAQLRENCQAVRSKTLSSEELQVLRQLTKANVYHIHRD; from the coding sequence ATGAAAACAAGAAAACTAGGAAGCTCTATAATAAAGGTTTCAGAAATCGGATTAGGCTGTATGTCACTTGGAACCGATGAAAAAAAAGCGGCGGATATTATTCATGCTGCTTTAGAGGAAGGGATTACATATTTTGATACAGCTGATTTATATGATTACGGCATGAATGAAGCAATTGTCGGTCAAACTTTAAAAACCTGCCGAGATCAAGTCATCCTCGCAACGAAAGTCGGAAATCGTTGGAATGAAGCCCGAAATGGCTGGAGTTGGGATGCTTCAAGTGCTTACATCAAAACAGTCGTTAAAGATAGCTTAACACGTCTAAGAACGGATTATATCGATTTGTATCAACTTCATGGAGGAACAATGGAAGACAATATAGACGAAGTAATTGATACATTTGAGGAATTAAAAAAAGCGGGTTATATTCGCGCTTACGGGATTTCTTCTATTCGACCAAATGTCATTAAACAATATGCAGCGAAATCTCATATAGATTCAGTTATGATGCAATATAGCTTGCTTGACCGTCGTCCTGAAGAATGGCTTCCCTTATTAAAAGAACAAAACATTAGCATCATCGCTCGCGGGCCTGTGGCAAAAGGATTATTAAGTGAACGCATATTAAGTAAATTAAACGCGGACGGATATTTAGACTACAGCTATAATGAATTAAAAGAACTGCTTCCGTTATTAAAGGACAAGTTGTCTCCTCGAAAAATGAATGAAACAGCTCTGCAATATGTTCTCGCTGAACCGACTGTCGCTGCTGTAATTCCTGGAGCAAGCTCTGTCGCTCAATTGCGTGAAAATTGTCAAGCTGTTCGAAGTAAAACTCTATCTTCTGAAGAACTGCAAGTATTACGCCAGCTTACAAAAGCGAATGTGTATCATATCCATCGAGATTAA
- the mciZ gene encoding Z-ring formation inhibitor MciZ — MKIYVLEKGIVFSGKAWEIKQKLQESQHHYRYVNEWITDVHQQTVASQRKTV, encoded by the coding sequence ATGAAAATATACGTGTTGGAAAAAGGTATTGTATTCTCGGGTAAAGCGTGGGAAATTAAACAAAAACTCCAAGAATCGCAACATCACTATCGATATGTGAACGAATGGATTACTGATGTTCATCAACAAACTGTTGCTTCACAACGAAAAACTGTTTAA
- a CDS encoding NUDIX domain-containing protein, with translation MKKFEEKTLSSQKIFTGKVISLQVDDVELPNGKTSKREIIKHPGAVAVIAITDDGKIVMVEQYRKAMERSLVEIPAGKLEPGEEPLKTAERELEEETGYVCERLEHVISFYTSPGFADELVHVYVAHQLSKKEDAASLDEDEFVEVIELTLEEAQQYIEEEKIYDAKTAYAVQYLQLMEALQK, from the coding sequence TTGAAAAAATTTGAAGAAAAAACATTGTCGTCACAAAAAATATTTACGGGAAAAGTGATTAGCTTACAGGTAGATGACGTTGAATTACCGAATGGAAAGACAAGTAAGCGAGAAATTATTAAGCATCCAGGTGCGGTTGCGGTCATTGCTATTACAGACGATGGGAAAATTGTGATGGTTGAACAGTATCGAAAAGCAATGGAAAGAAGCTTAGTGGAAATTCCTGCAGGAAAGCTTGAACCAGGGGAAGAGCCATTAAAGACGGCAGAACGTGAATTAGAAGAAGAAACAGGCTATGTATGCGAGCGACTGGAGCATGTCATTTCTTTTTATACATCCCCAGGGTTCGCCGATGAATTAGTGCATGTATATGTCGCTCATCAGTTATCGAAAAAAGAAGATGCTGCGTCATTAGATGAAGATGAATTTGTTGAAGTGATTGAGCTAACACTAGAGGAGGCGCAACAATATATAGAGGAAGAAAAAATTTATGATGCAAAAACAGCGTATGCTGTGCAGTATTTGCAACTAATGGAGGCGTTACAAAAATAG
- a CDS encoding YqkE family protein, which translates to MSKKQSRTHTSKKQTQDDSLKLGDLINGDIMSKLRQTQKELTEAAQVKKEAEEARKREERKRREKNKSFEELLEESNLDWKNYK; encoded by the coding sequence ATGAGCAAAAAACAATCGCGTACTCATACGTCAAAAAAACAAACTCAAGATGATTCCTTAAAATTAGGGGATCTCATTAATGGAGATATCATGTCTAAGCTTCGCCAAACACAAAAAGAATTAACAGAAGCTGCACAGGTAAAAAAAGAAGCAGAAGAAGCGAGAAAGCGTGAAGAACGGAAACGACGCGAGAAAAATAAATCGTTTGAAGAGCTGTTAGAGGAAAGTAATTTAGATTGGAAAAATTATAAATAA
- a CDS encoding alpha/beta hydrolase → MKKWWVIIAGILSYVIGIGMYMSNRIMFMKKKEDAFIQNREIEAKRFSVKEFGALPRTELLIPSPEGYSLKCVLIEPHNTKKWIIICHGVTENKINSFKYADMFMKLGFNAVIYDHRRHGESGGKTSSYGHYEKFDLQAVIAEVKKRKGNDIMLGIHGESMGAVTTLLYAGMLEDTADFYIVDCPFSNFEEQIKHQMSQEVPVPSWAVFPIGRAFIKLRDGYWTSEVSPIDYVNNIQKPILFIHSEPDRFIPASMTQALYEQKRGPKQIYLAKKGAHAQSYNENPEEYETQIKLFLETYVYDKEEGA, encoded by the coding sequence ATGAAAAAATGGTGGGTTATTATCGCAGGCATTCTAAGTTATGTAATAGGCATCGGAATGTATATGTCCAATCGCATTATGTTTATGAAGAAAAAAGAAGATGCCTTTATACAAAATCGCGAAATTGAGGCGAAACGTTTTAGTGTAAAAGAGTTCGGAGCATTACCAAGAACAGAACTCCTCATTCCCTCTCCAGAAGGCTATTCGTTAAAATGTGTATTAATCGAACCCCATAATACAAAAAAATGGATCATTATTTGTCACGGTGTTACCGAAAATAAAATCAATTCTTTTAAATATGCCGATATGTTTATGAAACTTGGATTTAATGCCGTTATCTACGATCATCGCCGTCATGGTGAATCCGGCGGTAAAACGAGCAGTTACGGTCATTATGAGAAATTTGATTTACAAGCCGTTATAGCTGAGGTAAAGAAACGCAAAGGAAACGACATTATGCTTGGTATTCACGGTGAATCGATGGGAGCCGTAACGACACTTTTATACGCTGGGATGCTTGAAGATACGGCTGATTTTTATATCGTTGATTGTCCCTTCTCAAACTTCGAGGAACAAATTAAACATCAAATGAGCCAGGAAGTTCCTGTACCGTCATGGGCTGTTTTCCCAATCGGTCGCGCTTTCATTAAACTTCGCGATGGCTACTGGACAAGTGAGGTCTCTCCAATTGACTATGTAAACAATATTCAAAAACCCATTTTATTTATCCATAGTGAACCCGACCGTTTCATTCCTGCCTCCATGACACAAGCCTTATACGAGCAAAAAAGAGGGCCAAAACAGATTTACTTAGCGAAAAAAGGGGCTCATGCCCAGTCCTATAACGAAAATCCTGAAGAATATGAAACACAAATTAAACTATTTTTAGAAACATATGTTTATGATAAAGAAGAAGGTGCTTAA
- a CDS encoding TIGR04104 family putative zinc finger protein, with the protein MPTCQHCYAKWSWRETFCKMFTFKNKLKCSSCKTFQYISKKSRNQISLLSVMPCLSSVPLVSFNLPIKVIVSLQFITIVLALIWMPFLYKLNNKDEPMW; encoded by the coding sequence ATGCCGACCTGTCAGCATTGTTATGCTAAATGGAGTTGGAGAGAAACATTTTGCAAAATGTTTACGTTTAAAAATAAGCTCAAATGCTCCTCCTGCAAAACATTTCAATATATATCAAAAAAGTCAAGAAACCAAATAAGCCTATTGTCAGTCATGCCTTGCTTAAGCTCCGTGCCATTAGTATCATTCAACTTGCCTATTAAAGTCATTGTATCTTTACAATTCATAACAATTGTTTTAGCACTGATTTGGATGCCCTTTCTATATAAGCTAAACAATAAGGATGAACCAATGTGGTAG